The following is a genomic window from Panthera uncia isolate 11264 chromosome B4, Puncia_PCG_1.0, whole genome shotgun sequence.
atgacctgagccaaaatcaagagttggacactcaaccgactgagccccccaggcaccccccgcgttactgtgttttttgtttttttgttttttgtttatttttttattcttgggacagagagagacagagcatgaacgggggaggggcagagagagagggagacacagaatcggaaacaggctccaggctccgagccatcagcccagagcccgacgcggggctcgaactcacggaccgcgagatcgtgacctggctgaagtcggacgctcaaccggctgcgccacccaggcgccccccgcgtTACTGTGTTTTAATTGAGCTGATGACACTGTGCTTAGACTGAGTAGACCGATAAGGCAGAACAGGAGGGCACTGTGGACAATTACGTTACTCCTGGCTCAGATGTAGCCAATTCAACTATACCAGAGCTTTTTCAAAAAAACGAACTACCGCTCTACTTTGATATCTTTCAAAACGGGACTGAAAATGACAATAATGgcaaaatctgaaataaatgcCCAAAACAATCACAAGCCTATATGTAAGTCCCCCAGGGTTAAGGGACCTGAAAATCAAGATaactctcatttttcctttctttctcaagagAATATGTGTGTGATTGATGGGGAGCTCTTGAGTAGgagctgttgtttgttttttttcttcttttaagtagGCCTCACACCTAGcatcaacatggggcttgaactcaaaaccctgagatgaaatcaagagtcagacgtttaaccaactgagccaccccattgCCCCAAGTGGGAGTTCTATAGTCACATACCGTATGTGTGTGTCATGCACAGTTAAGAGGCAATAACAGAAATGGTGTGTTTTTTTAAGCTACAAGATAACTAAAACATAACCAAAGTGCAATGTCATCTTAAGACAGTGATGGTCATCAAAATGAGACCGTAAATTACCAAGCGTAACCGCAGCTGTGCTTTATTTACAataccattttccttttcccaggTCACAGGGTTTATGTACCAaagtaaaatttttcttcatcacTGCCTTTTTGATTCCCTCATAGTGATGGATTTTGGAGCACATAAATGAGATTTTCTGCAACTATGACAAAGCATACAAAGAACACTTACATCATGTAGCTAGGAACAACCCTGAGAAtgagtaaaagaaggaaaatacccaACTTACTGATTTCTAATCCATCTTCACTGAAATCACTGTTAATTCGACAAGTATTTAATGAGCATCTACTATAACACAAAAGTATAGGGAAGTATGGTTTGtagataaaaatgaagacatgGTCCTTATGTTCAAAGAGCTTAAAAACTAAATTCTAACTAATATTACAAACTAATATTAATTAGCATAATTAATATTACAAAGTAATGTTATTAGAGAATTTCAACAGCaacctaaacaaaacaaaggagatcATTTTTCAGACTGAAAGAATAGGTGACATTTCATGAAGTATTATTCACGCCAGCTTTACGAAACGGGAAGGATTTCAATAGGCAGGAAGGTATTGTAGGCAGAGGGAATTTTAGCAAGCAGTCAATATTCAGGGTGCTAATGGCATTTGAAGAATGACTAGTATCCTGGTTTCAGGAGCGTATTTTGAGTGAAAGGGAAAACAAGGCTGAGGATGAAATGGTACTTTGGCCTTTATGATCTAAGCAAAGGAAAACCATTAAAGACAATGAGTCAGGGAAGAAAGGGCGTGGGCAGGGCTTGATTTAGGAAGGTGATTCCGGTGGCAACAGGGAAGGTGAATTGGagctagaggaaaagaaaagaaagctagaggCAGGCCAACTGCCTAGAAGGTTATCAGGATGAAGTGGAGTAATACCAGTTCACACTACAACTGTGAAGGCAGATTCTAATGTATAACTGAGGGGGttgagctaaaaacaaaacaaaacaaaaaaaccaaaaagactgTCCACTTTCTTCCCCAAACAAAACCTGAGGCTTATGATACACTTCTGTCAGTGACAGTGCCTCACAACCTCAGTAATGATAAGAAAGGCCATGGGTGGGAAAGACATCTAGGCCCTACTCTAGGAGGTACATGAGAATCTCTACAGAGAGCAGTgtgttactttatttaaaaaagcaagcaCACGTATCATTCTGATTCACCTTCTGTGAAAAGCACTGAATGAGAACTCCAAGATCCTTCTGGCTTCCAAAGTCTATAAACTCTGTCTTTAGTTCCATGTCTCACAGATTCCCCTCATTGATGCTGATTATAGTTCTGGGACGTGAGTGGTGGCCTCGATCGTGAAGATAATctgaagcaaaagaaatgaactgtaccagcaaatgaataattaatatataCGATCTCTATAAGGAGTGGAGTGCTCTGTGGGTTTAGAACCGTGAGTACCGAAGTCTAGCCTGAACTGCTGAATGAAACCCTATTTCTTGAAAAAGAGTAATAGATATAAAATGTCCATTTATTACCTACTGGCCCGTTTATATTGGGTCAGTTGAATTAAAAAGGCACTGAAATAGGCAAATTAAAGATAAAGGAGACACTacctttttccatatttttaattacCATTATTGCACCAATACAGCATAcgctttatatacatatatcttaaatttcattttcagtttttcagcaattcaaatacataatatattatcaTCTTGAGAATACAAAGAACACAACATGGAGGAAGATTGAGAAAATAGTTTCCCAGTAGTCAGTCACTAGTGATTCTATAGACTTTCCACTTAGTGTTTtctattggaattttaaaaagccctgCCATGGCTCTGTAAGAATAGAGCTGCCTGGAACAggaggcaatgagaaaaaaatggacCCAAAGTTAAAAAGAGTCAAGAAGGAAATCCAGGAGAGAGACTATATTTTGAAACTAAACACAAGCCTCCCAAAGTGTACACATCCAAAGAAGTGCTGAGGGAAGAAACGAGATCTTCCCATTTCACCCTCAAAATTGCTCATTAACAAACACAATTGATAGTGCCCATTCATTTGAGAAAGGGAACTGTCTTCACAGCACTGTAAAAGGAATGGTGGggtagagggaagggaaagtggtgGGAGAGCAACTTGCTTTCGAGATACCCTCTGTGATGGTTTAGCGAAGCGGTCACTCGGGCAGAACCTAGGACGGCTAGTGCCGTGGACTCTCCAGCTTCCTTCATAAGTGACAATGTATGTAATAGCAGCTTTCTATGAAAGGGCTAGATGCACTGAAAACTAAATGTTCACGCAAGGGGCCAGATACCCAGGCAGCAAGGCAATGTGGGTACTGAAAAAGAGTTACGTGCTTTTCAACCCGTCTGCTCTACAGATCAGGTTAAAAACTCTAAACCCTTCAAGTCCAGGTCAAATAATGGGGCAAATACAAAGTAATGCCGCGCTTCAAATGCAGCCACCAGATGGAGCTGCAAGAAAGTCAACGCTTCTCTACAATAGGACTTGGAAAACACAGCCCCTCGAACCTCCTTCATCTAAGAGACACCCACTGATCAAAGATGTTGCACTATtcaacaaataaaagaacagtgGAGGTGCCACCAACAAACCCTCTGAGCACAGGAGGAAACAATGTAAACACACGAGGGCGATGGAGCTGCCCCCCGCCCTGGATGTTCACTGGACAGGATAAGCCTGCAGGAGGGTCTATCTCAGAGACCCAGGAAACAGGTCTTTCTTCACACCTATCCCTGTCAAAACTCTGAATCTGTAAACACTGAGGTTGGTCAGTCCATTTGGAGGGTCGTAGGCTAGTGGGAAAGGAAATTTCAAGGTTTTTGTCTCCCCTGAAATTGCTCAATAGGGCTTCACAAAGAGGCACACAGGGTCATGAGATGATTCTGAAATAAGTTGAAGAATTGAAAAGAACAATTTTACAGATGTTAGAATTCACTTCTCCCTCAAAGAGATCTGGCCTTTGGGGCCCTGCATAGTCAGCCACAAGTATGAGAAGACCCACCACTCCCCTGCCTTAACAGAGAACAGGAGATGAGAGATTCTTCCTCGGCTGTACGCAAGTAACAACATAGGGGGGTGACGTGATCCAGCTTGAATGCAATGGAGGAGCTATGAAAAAGATTGTCCAGTAATTTTGGTTCTGGGAAGAGAAGGGGTTCCTAACTTCCCTCACAGATTGGTGCCctcaaggtcatttttttttttcttcaagtctgTCCTTAATGCTATTCAGAACTGGACCCAGTTGGATGGCTGTGGTGCCTGGTTTGGAACAGAGCTGCAAGacaggagaacagagagaaagccaAAGGAATTAGGACAGCTACTCCATTCTTCACTTAATGGTTTCCAAGAAATCAATGCCCAGATTTTCTGAAACTATACCTCACAGAAATTCTACTTATCAAGGCTTGAAACATCCCAGCCAAACTTCGCCCTACAGCTTTCTTCTCCCACCATCCCCAGCGCTAACTCTACTTCCTTGCCTAAACTTCCTGCCTAAGACTCTATGATCTGGAAATGCCCTGCCTTCCCACATCAAGATTTCATTGGACGGTGACATTCCCTGTACCCTGCTTGACAGTATGCTGGTTTCACTATGCTCATACCTGGAAGCAGTGCTGAAGTCTCCCCACAAGTCATTGCTTGCAGACACTGGAGCTGGTGCTGGTGCCGGGACAGGAGCAGGAGCATCCAAATCTAAAAGGATATCTGAATACAGGGCAGacggaagaaaaagaaaaggggaagcaTGATAAAAACCTTAGAAATAAAAACCTACGCTTACACCAAAATCTATACACAAATGTTCCTTGCAGCTTTATCTgcaatagccaaaaactggataTGAGCCTGATGTTTCCCCGTGGGTGACGACGGTTAAACGCGCTATGGTACatccacaccatggaatactacccagcaagaaagagaaacaaactgcTGATGTACACAACTCGGATGAATCTCAAGGGAGttatgctgagtggaaaaagCCAATCCCCAAAGGTTATGTACTGTATGTTTCCACTTATATAACATTCACGAAGtgacaaaattataaagatgGCAAACAGACTAGTGATCGCCAAGGGTTAGAGGAGGCGTGGGGCAGGACTCGGGGGGAGGTATGGGTATAAAAGGATGATGTGAGGGATCCTTGCACTGAGGGAGCTGTTCTGTATCCTGACCGTGGTAACAGATCCAGGAACCTAACACGATCACAGTGCAGAGAactaaacacacatatacacacgaaTGAGAACACATGTAGCTGGTGAAATCTACATAAGATCAGTAGACGGtatcaatgtcaatttcctgatTAAGCTGTTCCACTTCGGTTTTGCAAACAGTTACCATTTAGGGAAAATGGGTAAAGAGGACCCAggatttctttctgttattttttacaaCTGCGTGTGAACCTACaatcatcttaaaataaaaagcttcattcaaaaaaattaaaaataaatcttagacATTATCCCCCCAGTGCCTTCTGGAGACACTTATGAAAAAAAGTAGGTTACAACCATTTTTATCtcaaaattccagaaagagaaagtttACTCTTAGTCGTCAATTATATGAATAATCTCAGGAAAATTCCTTTTCACGTTCTAATGTTCTCacgctttcattttttttaatgtttattttttgagagagcacacacatacatacgcatgtgagagaggggaaggagcagacagagagggctACAGAGGAtcaaggcaggctctgcactgacagcaaagagtctgacacagggctcaaacacacgaactatgagatcacaacctgagccgatgtcaaacccaggcacccctaatattcTCATTCTTGAAATGGAAAGAACTAGATCTATTCTTTTTTGCCATTAGATGGTacagaaatgtgaaaatgtaTTCACGAACCCAGATGCTGTCTAACGGTCTCCCAGCTGCCCTAgcgaagaaacaggaaaaatgaaaacatcacgTTTACTGAGTGGCTGCTCTGCGCCACGGACAGTGCTAGGTGGCGTCAGGCCACCCCACCTTCACAATCTGGGTGTAGTTTTAAGTCTCCATTATGTAGATAAGGATATTAAGACagcaaatgtaaataatattaccAAGTACACTCAGATATAAAATAGCAgagctcagggcgcctgggtggctcagtcggttgagcgtccaacttcagctcaggtcatgatctcacggtccgtgggttcgagccccgcgtcgggctctgtgtcagtccagagcctggagcctactttggattctatgcctccctctctctctctgcccctcccccacgcaggctctgtctctttcaaaaaatgaataaacgttaaaaaaaattaaaaaaaaaaaaaaaagcagagctcTCACCAAAATCTGAGTGCACCTGACTCTCAGGCCTACTAGCATCTAACCAAGGTACAATGAAGGAAACAGTCTTTTTCTTAATAaccactcattttcttttttggggcgggtgggagaatctcaagcaggttccacacccagcttgaagcctgatgcagggctcaatctcacaactgtgagatcaagagctgagctgaaatcaagagtcagatgtttaatcaacagagccacccaggtgccccaatatccaCTCATTTTCTGACAAAGAACCTACCAAATACCATGACTCTCGGTTCAATAGAAAAGCTTAAATCCCTTGCTAAAGGCGGTCAGAATCACCTTTCAGTACCAAGTGTCATTAATAGCAAAAACATCAATACTCTCCTTGGCAAACAGGGGTACGGTACCCAACTGAAACTTAAGATATGATGATTAAGATtgatgtgtaagtgatgaatcactaaattctacccctgagaTCATTATTACACCACATGTTaaacttggatttaagtaaaatttaaaaattaaaaaaaaaaaaagaaagagaagataagaTGATTTCTCAAAGTTAAAAGTAACAGAGATGgagcgcccggctggctcagagGGTGCAATGTGcaactcttgctctcagggtcttgagttcaaagTAACAGAGAGATTTACCTGCATCACTACCTCCATGGTTAGATTTTGGAATGGGTGGTGGAGTGACATGATTGCTGATGGCAACTGAGGAGGATGGTGGGGGGATAGTGACTTTGCCTCCAGGTGGGGGCGGGAGCAAGCTCAGGCCCCCAGTTCCTGCAGCCTTGGGCTTGGAAGCACCACCTTTCTTAGTTGTAATgttctataaaaaagaaaacagagaagaaagagaaagaaaaagtcacaagCTTATTATGGAAATTCAGGGAGCGGGAGGAAAGAAACCATACTCACCCCAATACTCAACTTGATGGTCTGTCCTTCCTTGAAGCCCAGATCCAACTTGGGACGAGTGTCCATTTCCTGAGATTCTCTGGAAATCTCAGATTCCTGCTTTACCCACCTTCAGTAAAAGAGTAAACTATCTCAATTTGGGACTACCTGAAAGCAGAGCTGACACACAAATTTGAGTGTAACTGGCTTATGTGAAACAGGACTCCAGAAAGCAGAGTGAAGGAACATGAAaagtgaggaaggaaaagaagaaaagccaaaacAGGGCAACAGGGTTCAGTATCACCGAGGAGCCATTCAGAATGCATATTTAACTTGTCCCTCCAAAGGAGGGCATTTAGCTGCCAATTTCCACCCGCCATGGGTGAGGGCTGCCCCTGAGGGGACGTTAATTCCTCCGTCCTTCCGGGCTGCATCCCTGTGCCAACTGAGTGCACTTCCACAATTTCAGAGTTCTGAGGCAGAAAAGCAGACTTATGCCTGCCCTTGAAGTAGGAAGCTGACCGTGCGTGGCGCTGTCCACCACAGCTGTGGCAAAACTGAAGCAATGTCGTTGCAGGAGACATACAACACGTCAGCTACACAAAGCAACAAAACTGGCATGTAACTCCTCCTCTCTCACATACAGTCCTGCTCTTACTATATGCCTCCCTCGGCCACTTTAGAGAGCAAATGTCAATTCCTCCAGAGGCATAAGCAAAAGCATCATCTCAAAACACCATACAAAGGACCAAAAACATATCCTGGGCTATAAGGAAAGGACAGAAGAGACACAAAGATGATGTAAGGAAACAGTGAATGGGAAGATTCAAATTCGTAACAAACTAGTTTATCAAATACAGAAACCAGCAGATAAAAGAGGTAGTATCCATTCAACTGAGGAGGAGCATTTCCAAAACCCTTTAGCTTGGTTAAGGGTTAACTTAGCCAAGGTTTAACTCGGTTAAGGACAAGAATCACTCACTTGAAATGATCTTGCAAGGAGACATTAAAGTCAAAGGCATCACCCCGATCTGTGAAGCCAATGCCAATGAAAGCACTACGCCCTGTGAAAAAGACAGGAATACTCAGAACAGGAAGTGTCCCTTAGGGAAAATTCCACCCAATGAAAATTAACAGTTACCTTAACTAGATAAAGTCTGTGAATGTGAAACATTT
Proteins encoded in this region:
- the NECAP1 gene encoding adaptin ear-binding coat-associated protein 1 isoform X2; amino-acid sequence: MAAELEYESVLCVKPDVSVYRIPPRASNRGYRASDWKLDQPDWTGRLRITSKGKIAYIKLEDKVSGELFAQAPVEQYPGIAVETVTDSSRYFVIRIQDGTGRSAFIGIGFTDRGDAFDFNVSLQDHFKWVKQESEISRESQEMDTRPKLDLGFKEGQTIKLSIGNITTKKGGASKPKAAGTGGLSLLPPPPGGKVTIPPPSSSVAISNHVTPPPIPKSNHGGSDADILLDLDAPAPVPAPAPAPVSASNDLWGDFSTASSISTKLEKMTDTV
- the NECAP1 gene encoding adaptin ear-binding coat-associated protein 1 isoform X1, encoding MAAELEYESVLCVKPDVSVYRIPPRASNRGYRASDWKLDQPDWTGRLRITSKGKIAYIKLEDKVSGELFAQAPVEQYPGIAVETVTDSSRYFVIRIQDGTGRSAFIGIGFTDRGDAFDFNVSLQDHFKWVKQESEISRESQEMDTRPKLDLGFKEGQTIKLSIGNITTKKGGASKPKAAGTGGLSLLPPPPGGKVTIPPPSSSVAISNHVTPPPIPKSNHGGSDADILLDLDAPAPVPAPAPAPVSASNDLWGDFSTASSSVPNQAPQPSNWVQF
- the NECAP1 gene encoding adaptin ear-binding coat-associated protein 1 isoform X3, which gives rise to MAAELEYESVLCVKPDVSVYRIPPRASNRGYRASDWKLDQPDWTGRLRITSKGKIAYIKLEDKVSGELFAQAPVEQYPGIAVETVTDSSRYFVIRIQDGTGRSAFIGIGFTDRGDAFDFNVSLQDHFKWVKQESEISRESQEMDTRPKLDLGFKEGQTIKLSIGNITTKKGGASKPKAAGTGGLSLLPPPPGGKVTIPPPSSSVAISNHVTPPPIPKSNHGGSDADILLDLDAPAPVPAPAPAPVSASNDLWGDFSTASRCFKEEM